A region from the Acyrthosiphon pisum isolate AL4f chromosome A1, pea_aphid_22Mar2018_4r6ur, whole genome shotgun sequence genome encodes:
- the LOC100574400 gene encoding zinc finger protein 431-like isoform X1: MNNMEHLNSKNKNIPVFNKILKVSLVNCDHLLKFHNQKLIRKENVEFEDVDNTTEVNDFHQKVKQKHNTVKKIAISQIKQQNIHKRNENGTIQIHQKVKQEVSTVKKIAISQIKQQNIHKRNENGTIQINQKVKQKDNTVKKIAISQIKQQNIHKRNENGTIQIHQKVKQEVSTVKKIAISQIKQQNIHKRNENGTIQINSFNSKENIETTNYDNGVDRVDDMIHSSIIEIVPKRSQLMLSDVEHQKSRLNTYEKILLFTKQKRTPNPNKTLECMYCNKVFTVQSNLTVHLRSHTGEKPYACDLCKRTFAHKQNMMCHMRTHTGYKPHLCPICKKTFSHKSLLDYHEWTHTGIKPFKCEICASEFSRKSGLVYHQNHSHTGEKLFKCNVCDKAFYRKAFMKNHMRVHINTQLEKCHICDKTYFYKSSLRRHLLNHSGEKMFECHMCKRSFYRKYNLLAHIKIHMTKRPYECSLCRSTFPTASELENHTKSHIGDNTFQCHLCDASFILESLLDIHMRSHCGDRPFQCPYCLATYAQRKSYSYHLKTHRDHELYKCNWCKISFFQKNKLIDHLRLHTGEKPYKCIECNERFGQKAVLQSHMRTHSTEQKYKCDTCGVVLKQKLNLIKHIKTHLAFKSNFRCRFCKTKFLQKSTFMCHMKMHSKNNSYKCSICGISYPQKTDMIKHEKTHMIERALLTCNVCNQSFPSKLKRINHERKFHTVQSCHCLICFKLFFEKKELTLHIKLHMKNMTSECLICKKSFLQVPVSAKVLRDITGNKKKICDVCSVIF, encoded by the exons ATGAACAATATGGaacatttaaattcaaa aaaCAAGAATATTCctgtattcaataaaatattaaaagtatcacTTGTAAATTGTGATCATCTATTGAAATTTCATAACCAAAAATTAATCAGAAAAGAAAATGTTGAATTTGAAGACGTTGATAACACAACCGAAGTAAATGATTTTCA tcaaaaaGTTAAACAAAAACACAACACTGTTAAGAAGATTGCTATTTcgcaaataaaacaacaaaatattcataaaagaaATGAGAATGGAACTATTCAAATACA tcaaaaaGTTAAACAAGAAGTCAGCACTGTTAAGAAGATTGCTATTTcgcaaataaaacaacaaaatattcataaaagaaATGAGAATGGAACTATTCAAATAAA tcaaaaaGTTAAACAAAAAGACAACACTGTTAAGAAGATTGCTATTTcgcaaataaaacaacaaaatattcataaaagaaATGAGAATGGAACTATTCAAATACA tcaaaaaGTTAAACAAGAAGTCAGCACTGTTAAGAAGATTGCTATTTcgcaaataaaacaacaaaatattcataaaagaaATGAGAATGGAACTATTCAAATAAA ttCATTTAATTCTAAAGAAAATATTGAGACTACTAATTATGACAATGGAGTTGACCGTGTTGATGATATGATACATAGCAGCATTATTGAAATTGTGCCTAAAAGATCACAGTTAATGTTATCTGATGTCGAACACCAGAAATCACgtttaaatacttatgaaaaaatattactcttCACTAAGCAGAAGAGGACACCTAATCCGAATAAAACTTTAGAGTGCATGTACTGCAATAAGGTGTTTACAGTGCAATCAAATTTAACGGTTCATTTAAGAAGCCACACCGGTGAAAAACCATACGCATGTGATTTGTGTAAAAGAACTTTTGCTCACAAACAAAATATGATGTGTCATATGAGAACACATACAGGATATAAACCTCATTTATGTCCAATTTGTAAAAAGACATTTAGCCATAAGTCATTATTAGACTACCATGAATGGACACACACTGGTATTAAACCATTTAAGTGTGAAATTTGTGCTAGTGAATTTTCTCGGAAATCAGGTTTAGTTTATCATCAAAACCACAGTCACACAGGTGAAAAACTGTTTAAGTGCAATGTTTGTGACAAAGCTTTTTACAGAAAAGCATTTATGAAAAATCATATGAGAGTCCATATTAATACGCAATTAGAAAAGTGCCATATTTgtgataaaacatatttttataagtcaaGTTTACGAAGACATTTGTTGAATCATTCTGGTGAAAAGATGTTTGAATGTCATATGTGTAAGAGATCCTTTTATcggaaatataatttacttgccCACATAAAAATTCATATGACAAAGAGACCTTATGAATGCAGTCTCTGCAGATCGACTTTTCCTACAGCATCAGAACTAGAAAACCATACAAAATCTCACATCGGTGATAATACATTTCAATGCCATCTTTGCGATGCAAGTTTTATATTAGAATCACTTTTAGATATTCATATGAGATCTCATTGTGGAGATAGACCATTTCAGTGCCCTTATTGTTTAGCAACATACGCCCAGAGGAAAAGTTACTCTTACCATTTAAAAACTCACAGAGATCATGAATTGTATAAGTGTAATTGgtgtaaaatatcattttttcaaaaaaataagcTAATTGATCATTTAAGATTACATACTGGTGAGAAACCTTATAAATGCATCGAGTGTAACGAAAGATTTGGGCAAAAAGCTGTTTTACAGTCACACATGAGAACTCACAGTactgaacaaaaatataaatgtgacaCATGTGGAGTagtcttaaaacaaaaattaaatttaattaaacacataaaaacCCATCTTGCcttcaaatcaaattttaggTGTAGATTTTGTAAgactaaatttttacaaaaatcaacTTTTATGTGTCATATGAAAATGCATTCTAAAAACAATTCTTATAAATGTAGTATATGTGGTATTTCATATCCACAAAAAACTGACATGATTAAACATGAAAAGACTCATATGATTGAAAGGGCTCTACTAACTTGTAATGTATGTAATCAATCTTTtccttcaaaattaaaacgtataaatcATGAGAGAAAATTTCATACCGTACAATCATGTCATTGTCTTatctgttttaaattgttttttgaaaaaaaggaaCTTACACTACATATTAAATTGCATATGAAGAATATGACATCTGAATGTTTGATTTGTAAAAAATCATTTCTACAAGTACCTGTTTCGGCTAAAGTATTAAGAGATATaactggaaataaaaaaaaaatatgtgatgtGTGTTCTGTCATCTTCTAA
- the LOC100574400 gene encoding zinc finger protein 431-like isoform X2 — translation MNNMEHLNSKNKNIPVFNKILKVSLVNCDHLLKFHNQKLIRKENVEFEDVDNTTEVNDFHQKVKQKHNTVKKIAISQIKQQNIHKRNENGTIQIHQKVKQEVSTVKKIAISQIKQQNIHKRNENGTIQINQKVKQEVSTVKKIAISQIKQQNIHKRNENGTIQINSFNSKENIETTNYDNGVDRVDDMIHSSIIEIVPKRSQLMLSDVEHQKSRLNTYEKILLFTKQKRTPNPNKTLECMYCNKVFTVQSNLTVHLRSHTGEKPYACDLCKRTFAHKQNMMCHMRTHTGYKPHLCPICKKTFSHKSLLDYHEWTHTGIKPFKCEICASEFSRKSGLVYHQNHSHTGEKLFKCNVCDKAFYRKAFMKNHMRVHINTQLEKCHICDKTYFYKSSLRRHLLNHSGEKMFECHMCKRSFYRKYNLLAHIKIHMTKRPYECSLCRSTFPTASELENHTKSHIGDNTFQCHLCDASFILESLLDIHMRSHCGDRPFQCPYCLATYAQRKSYSYHLKTHRDHELYKCNWCKISFFQKNKLIDHLRLHTGEKPYKCIECNERFGQKAVLQSHMRTHSTEQKYKCDTCGVVLKQKLNLIKHIKTHLAFKSNFRCRFCKTKFLQKSTFMCHMKMHSKNNSYKCSICGISYPQKTDMIKHEKTHMIERALLTCNVCNQSFPSKLKRINHERKFHTVQSCHCLICFKLFFEKKELTLHIKLHMKNMTSECLICKKSFLQVPVSAKVLRDITGNKKKICDVCSVIF, via the exons ATGAACAATATGGaacatttaaattcaaa aaaCAAGAATATTCctgtattcaataaaatattaaaagtatcacTTGTAAATTGTGATCATCTATTGAAATTTCATAACCAAAAATTAATCAGAAAAGAAAATGTTGAATTTGAAGACGTTGATAACACAACCGAAGTAAATGATTTTCA tcaaaaaGTTAAACAAAAACACAACACTGTTAAGAAGATTGCTATTTcgcaaataaaacaacaaaatattcataaaagaaATGAGAATGGAACTATTCAAATACA tcaaaaaGTTAAACAAGAAGTCAGCACTGTTAAGAAGATTGCTATTTcgcaaataaaacaacaaaatattcataaaagaaATGAGAATGGAACTATTCAAATAAA tcaaaaaGTTAAACAAGAAGTCAGCACTGTTAAGAAGATTGCTATTTcgcaaataaaacaacaaaatattcataaaagaaATGAGAATGGAACTATTCAAATAAA ttCATTTAATTCTAAAGAAAATATTGAGACTACTAATTATGACAATGGAGTTGACCGTGTTGATGATATGATACATAGCAGCATTATTGAAATTGTGCCTAAAAGATCACAGTTAATGTTATCTGATGTCGAACACCAGAAATCACgtttaaatacttatgaaaaaatattactcttCACTAAGCAGAAGAGGACACCTAATCCGAATAAAACTTTAGAGTGCATGTACTGCAATAAGGTGTTTACAGTGCAATCAAATTTAACGGTTCATTTAAGAAGCCACACCGGTGAAAAACCATACGCATGTGATTTGTGTAAAAGAACTTTTGCTCACAAACAAAATATGATGTGTCATATGAGAACACATACAGGATATAAACCTCATTTATGTCCAATTTGTAAAAAGACATTTAGCCATAAGTCATTATTAGACTACCATGAATGGACACACACTGGTATTAAACCATTTAAGTGTGAAATTTGTGCTAGTGAATTTTCTCGGAAATCAGGTTTAGTTTATCATCAAAACCACAGTCACACAGGTGAAAAACTGTTTAAGTGCAATGTTTGTGACAAAGCTTTTTACAGAAAAGCATTTATGAAAAATCATATGAGAGTCCATATTAATACGCAATTAGAAAAGTGCCATATTTgtgataaaacatatttttataagtcaaGTTTACGAAGACATTTGTTGAATCATTCTGGTGAAAAGATGTTTGAATGTCATATGTGTAAGAGATCCTTTTATcggaaatataatttacttgccCACATAAAAATTCATATGACAAAGAGACCTTATGAATGCAGTCTCTGCAGATCGACTTTTCCTACAGCATCAGAACTAGAAAACCATACAAAATCTCACATCGGTGATAATACATTTCAATGCCATCTTTGCGATGCAAGTTTTATATTAGAATCACTTTTAGATATTCATATGAGATCTCATTGTGGAGATAGACCATTTCAGTGCCCTTATTGTTTAGCAACATACGCCCAGAGGAAAAGTTACTCTTACCATTTAAAAACTCACAGAGATCATGAATTGTATAAGTGTAATTGgtgtaaaatatcattttttcaaaaaaataagcTAATTGATCATTTAAGATTACATACTGGTGAGAAACCTTATAAATGCATCGAGTGTAACGAAAGATTTGGGCAAAAAGCTGTTTTACAGTCACACATGAGAACTCACAGTactgaacaaaaatataaatgtgacaCATGTGGAGTagtcttaaaacaaaaattaaatttaattaaacacataaaaacCCATCTTGCcttcaaatcaaattttaggTGTAGATTTTGTAAgactaaatttttacaaaaatcaacTTTTATGTGTCATATGAAAATGCATTCTAAAAACAATTCTTATAAATGTAGTATATGTGGTATTTCATATCCACAAAAAACTGACATGATTAAACATGAAAAGACTCATATGATTGAAAGGGCTCTACTAACTTGTAATGTATGTAATCAATCTTTtccttcaaaattaaaacgtataaatcATGAGAGAAAATTTCATACCGTACAATCATGTCATTGTCTTatctgttttaaattgttttttgaaaaaaaggaaCTTACACTACATATTAAATTGCATATGAAGAATATGACATCTGAATGTTTGATTTGTAAAAAATCATTTCTACAAGTACCTGTTTCGGCTAAAGTATTAAGAGATATaactggaaataaaaaaaaaatatgtgatgtGTGTTCTGTCATCTTCTAA
- the LOC100574400 gene encoding zinc finger protein 2 homolog isoform X4: protein MNNMEHLNSKNKNIPVFNKILKVSLVNCDHLLKFHNQKLIRKENVEFEDVDNTTEVNDFHQKVKQKDNTVKKIAISQIKQQNIHKRNENGTIQIHQKVKQEVSTVKKIAISQIKQQNIHKRNENGTIQINSFNSKENIETTNYDNGVDRVDDMIHSSIIEIVPKRSQLMLSDVEHQKSRLNTYEKILLFTKQKRTPNPNKTLECMYCNKVFTVQSNLTVHLRSHTGEKPYACDLCKRTFAHKQNMMCHMRTHTGYKPHLCPICKKTFSHKSLLDYHEWTHTGIKPFKCEICASEFSRKSGLVYHQNHSHTGEKLFKCNVCDKAFYRKAFMKNHMRVHINTQLEKCHICDKTYFYKSSLRRHLLNHSGEKMFECHMCKRSFYRKYNLLAHIKIHMTKRPYECSLCRSTFPTASELENHTKSHIGDNTFQCHLCDASFILESLLDIHMRSHCGDRPFQCPYCLATYAQRKSYSYHLKTHRDHELYKCNWCKISFFQKNKLIDHLRLHTGEKPYKCIECNERFGQKAVLQSHMRTHSTEQKYKCDTCGVVLKQKLNLIKHIKTHLAFKSNFRCRFCKTKFLQKSTFMCHMKMHSKNNSYKCSICGISYPQKTDMIKHEKTHMIERALLTCNVCNQSFPSKLKRINHERKFHTVQSCHCLICFKLFFEKKELTLHIKLHMKNMTSECLICKKSFLQVPVSAKVLRDITGNKKKICDVCSVIF, encoded by the exons ATGAACAATATGGaacatttaaattcaaa aaaCAAGAATATTCctgtattcaataaaatattaaaagtatcacTTGTAAATTGTGATCATCTATTGAAATTTCATAACCAAAAATTAATCAGAAAAGAAAATGTTGAATTTGAAGACGTTGATAACACAACCGAAGTAAATGATTTTCA tcaaaaaGTTAAACAAAAAGACAACACTGTTAAGAAGATTGCTATTTcgcaaataaaacaacaaaatattcataaaagaaATGAGAATGGAACTATTCAAATACA tcaaaaaGTTAAACAAGAAGTCAGCACTGTTAAGAAGATTGCTATTTcgcaaataaaacaacaaaatattcataaaagaaATGAGAATGGAACTATTCAAATAAA ttCATTTAATTCTAAAGAAAATATTGAGACTACTAATTATGACAATGGAGTTGACCGTGTTGATGATATGATACATAGCAGCATTATTGAAATTGTGCCTAAAAGATCACAGTTAATGTTATCTGATGTCGAACACCAGAAATCACgtttaaatacttatgaaaaaatattactcttCACTAAGCAGAAGAGGACACCTAATCCGAATAAAACTTTAGAGTGCATGTACTGCAATAAGGTGTTTACAGTGCAATCAAATTTAACGGTTCATTTAAGAAGCCACACCGGTGAAAAACCATACGCATGTGATTTGTGTAAAAGAACTTTTGCTCACAAACAAAATATGATGTGTCATATGAGAACACATACAGGATATAAACCTCATTTATGTCCAATTTGTAAAAAGACATTTAGCCATAAGTCATTATTAGACTACCATGAATGGACACACACTGGTATTAAACCATTTAAGTGTGAAATTTGTGCTAGTGAATTTTCTCGGAAATCAGGTTTAGTTTATCATCAAAACCACAGTCACACAGGTGAAAAACTGTTTAAGTGCAATGTTTGTGACAAAGCTTTTTACAGAAAAGCATTTATGAAAAATCATATGAGAGTCCATATTAATACGCAATTAGAAAAGTGCCATATTTgtgataaaacatatttttataagtcaaGTTTACGAAGACATTTGTTGAATCATTCTGGTGAAAAGATGTTTGAATGTCATATGTGTAAGAGATCCTTTTATcggaaatataatttacttgccCACATAAAAATTCATATGACAAAGAGACCTTATGAATGCAGTCTCTGCAGATCGACTTTTCCTACAGCATCAGAACTAGAAAACCATACAAAATCTCACATCGGTGATAATACATTTCAATGCCATCTTTGCGATGCAAGTTTTATATTAGAATCACTTTTAGATATTCATATGAGATCTCATTGTGGAGATAGACCATTTCAGTGCCCTTATTGTTTAGCAACATACGCCCAGAGGAAAAGTTACTCTTACCATTTAAAAACTCACAGAGATCATGAATTGTATAAGTGTAATTGgtgtaaaatatcattttttcaaaaaaataagcTAATTGATCATTTAAGATTACATACTGGTGAGAAACCTTATAAATGCATCGAGTGTAACGAAAGATTTGGGCAAAAAGCTGTTTTACAGTCACACATGAGAACTCACAGTactgaacaaaaatataaatgtgacaCATGTGGAGTagtcttaaaacaaaaattaaatttaattaaacacataaaaacCCATCTTGCcttcaaatcaaattttaggTGTAGATTTTGTAAgactaaatttttacaaaaatcaacTTTTATGTGTCATATGAAAATGCATTCTAAAAACAATTCTTATAAATGTAGTATATGTGGTATTTCATATCCACAAAAAACTGACATGATTAAACATGAAAAGACTCATATGATTGAAAGGGCTCTACTAACTTGTAATGTATGTAATCAATCTTTtccttcaaaattaaaacgtataaatcATGAGAGAAAATTTCATACCGTACAATCATGTCATTGTCTTatctgttttaaattgttttttgaaaaaaaggaaCTTACACTACATATTAAATTGCATATGAAGAATATGACATCTGAATGTTTGATTTGTAAAAAATCATTTCTACAAGTACCTGTTTCGGCTAAAGTATTAAGAGATATaactggaaataaaaaaaaaatatgtgatgtGTGTTCTGTCATCTTCTAA
- the LOC100574400 gene encoding zinc finger protein 431-like isoform X3, whose protein sequence is MNNMEHLNSKNKNIPVFNKILKVSLVNCDHLLKFHNQKLIRKENVEFEDVDNTTEVNDFHQKVKQEVSTVKKIAISQIKQQNIHKRNENGTIQINQKVKQKDNTVKKIAISQIKQQNIHKRNENGTIQIHQKVKQEVSTVKKIAISQIKQQNIHKRNENGTIQINSFNSKENIETTNYDNGVDRVDDMIHSSIIEIVPKRSQLMLSDVEHQKSRLNTYEKILLFTKQKRTPNPNKTLECMYCNKVFTVQSNLTVHLRSHTGEKPYACDLCKRTFAHKQNMMCHMRTHTGYKPHLCPICKKTFSHKSLLDYHEWTHTGIKPFKCEICASEFSRKSGLVYHQNHSHTGEKLFKCNVCDKAFYRKAFMKNHMRVHINTQLEKCHICDKTYFYKSSLRRHLLNHSGEKMFECHMCKRSFYRKYNLLAHIKIHMTKRPYECSLCRSTFPTASELENHTKSHIGDNTFQCHLCDASFILESLLDIHMRSHCGDRPFQCPYCLATYAQRKSYSYHLKTHRDHELYKCNWCKISFFQKNKLIDHLRLHTGEKPYKCIECNERFGQKAVLQSHMRTHSTEQKYKCDTCGVVLKQKLNLIKHIKTHLAFKSNFRCRFCKTKFLQKSTFMCHMKMHSKNNSYKCSICGISYPQKTDMIKHEKTHMIERALLTCNVCNQSFPSKLKRINHERKFHTVQSCHCLICFKLFFEKKELTLHIKLHMKNMTSECLICKKSFLQVPVSAKVLRDITGNKKKICDVCSVIF, encoded by the exons ATGAACAATATGGaacatttaaattcaaa aaaCAAGAATATTCctgtattcaataaaatattaaaagtatcacTTGTAAATTGTGATCATCTATTGAAATTTCATAACCAAAAATTAATCAGAAAAGAAAATGTTGAATTTGAAGACGTTGATAACACAACCGAAGTAAATGATTTTCA tcaaaaaGTTAAACAAGAAGTCAGCACTGTTAAGAAGATTGCTATTTcgcaaataaaacaacaaaatattcataaaagaaATGAGAATGGAACTATTCAAATAAA tcaaaaaGTTAAACAAAAAGACAACACTGTTAAGAAGATTGCTATTTcgcaaataaaacaacaaaatattcataaaagaaATGAGAATGGAACTATTCAAATACA tcaaaaaGTTAAACAAGAAGTCAGCACTGTTAAGAAGATTGCTATTTcgcaaataaaacaacaaaatattcataaaagaaATGAGAATGGAACTATTCAAATAAA ttCATTTAATTCTAAAGAAAATATTGAGACTACTAATTATGACAATGGAGTTGACCGTGTTGATGATATGATACATAGCAGCATTATTGAAATTGTGCCTAAAAGATCACAGTTAATGTTATCTGATGTCGAACACCAGAAATCACgtttaaatacttatgaaaaaatattactcttCACTAAGCAGAAGAGGACACCTAATCCGAATAAAACTTTAGAGTGCATGTACTGCAATAAGGTGTTTACAGTGCAATCAAATTTAACGGTTCATTTAAGAAGCCACACCGGTGAAAAACCATACGCATGTGATTTGTGTAAAAGAACTTTTGCTCACAAACAAAATATGATGTGTCATATGAGAACACATACAGGATATAAACCTCATTTATGTCCAATTTGTAAAAAGACATTTAGCCATAAGTCATTATTAGACTACCATGAATGGACACACACTGGTATTAAACCATTTAAGTGTGAAATTTGTGCTAGTGAATTTTCTCGGAAATCAGGTTTAGTTTATCATCAAAACCACAGTCACACAGGTGAAAAACTGTTTAAGTGCAATGTTTGTGACAAAGCTTTTTACAGAAAAGCATTTATGAAAAATCATATGAGAGTCCATATTAATACGCAATTAGAAAAGTGCCATATTTgtgataaaacatatttttataagtcaaGTTTACGAAGACATTTGTTGAATCATTCTGGTGAAAAGATGTTTGAATGTCATATGTGTAAGAGATCCTTTTATcggaaatataatttacttgccCACATAAAAATTCATATGACAAAGAGACCTTATGAATGCAGTCTCTGCAGATCGACTTTTCCTACAGCATCAGAACTAGAAAACCATACAAAATCTCACATCGGTGATAATACATTTCAATGCCATCTTTGCGATGCAAGTTTTATATTAGAATCACTTTTAGATATTCATATGAGATCTCATTGTGGAGATAGACCATTTCAGTGCCCTTATTGTTTAGCAACATACGCCCAGAGGAAAAGTTACTCTTACCATTTAAAAACTCACAGAGATCATGAATTGTATAAGTGTAATTGgtgtaaaatatcattttttcaaaaaaataagcTAATTGATCATTTAAGATTACATACTGGTGAGAAACCTTATAAATGCATCGAGTGTAACGAAAGATTTGGGCAAAAAGCTGTTTTACAGTCACACATGAGAACTCACAGTactgaacaaaaatataaatgtgacaCATGTGGAGTagtcttaaaacaaaaattaaatttaattaaacacataaaaacCCATCTTGCcttcaaatcaaattttaggTGTAGATTTTGTAAgactaaatttttacaaaaatcaacTTTTATGTGTCATATGAAAATGCATTCTAAAAACAATTCTTATAAATGTAGTATATGTGGTATTTCATATCCACAAAAAACTGACATGATTAAACATGAAAAGACTCATATGATTGAAAGGGCTCTACTAACTTGTAATGTATGTAATCAATCTTTtccttcaaaattaaaacgtataaatcATGAGAGAAAATTTCATACCGTACAATCATGTCATTGTCTTatctgttttaaattgttttttgaaaaaaaggaaCTTACACTACATATTAAATTGCATATGAAGAATATGACATCTGAATGTTTGATTTGTAAAAAATCATTTCTACAAGTACCTGTTTCGGCTAAAGTATTAAGAGATATaactggaaataaaaaaaaaatatgtgatgtGTGTTCTGTCATCTTCTAA